Below is a window of Planococcus rifietoensis DNA.
CGCAATGAAATTATTCGCCTTGGCATCGACGCTCTTGCCTTCGGTATGCGTCCCAGGCGTGATGAGGCGGACCACTTCGCGCTTGACTACGCCTTTGGTCGTTTTTGGGTCTTCCACTTGTTCGCATACCGCGACTTTATGCCCTTTTTGGATCAGCTGGTCAATATAGTTTTTCGCGGAATGGTGTGGCACCCCACACATCGGAATGCGGTCTTCTCCGTTGCCGCCGCGGCTCGTCAATGTGATTTCTAGCAACTGGGACGCTTTGATGGCGTCGTCGTAGAACATTTCATAAAAATCGCCCAAACGGAAAAACAGGAATGCATCCTGGTACTCTGATTTCACTTGCAAATATTGTTGGATCATTGGTGTCGGTGCCATTGTTTACCCTCTCTCATTCAATCAATTATTCGTCTCCCCATTATAACAAACTCACAGTCAGAAACGAAAAAACTGAAAGAGCTGGGCTCTTTCAGTTTCTATAAAATCACTGCGCAATTCGTTCCGCGCTGTGGCTTATGAGCAGCTCCCGCCGCCATCGTTTCTTACTTTGGATCCTGTTTCGCCGCGCAGCAAGTCGCCGCCGGTATCGGTGATGATGTTGTTCGTCACTTGATTGGCAATCGCCGTAGAGACCATCTGCAATAGCGAGTTGACATCGCTTTGTGATTGCTTGAATTCCTGAACGATTGGCACAGCGTCGATTTCATCTTCGATTTTCTGGATTTTCTTTTCGATCAATTCAAGCGCGCGTTCTTTTCCATAATGCTGGAAATTGACGGCTTGTTTTTGAAGGCTTTTCAAGCTGGCGATTTTTTCACGGATCTGCTGGTTTTCATTGATCTGTGCTTCTGCACGTTTAAAGAAATCCACTTCTTCTGTTTCAGCGATCATGTCCGCTACTTCACGCGCTTTATCGACGATTTGTTGTTTTGTATAAGTCATTACCGTAGACACCCATTTCCTGGTCCGGTGCCGAGAGCTGGCATCAGACACTGTATTTTGATTTTCTTTATCTGTCAGAACACTTTCGCTTACGATTGTACAGTGAATTCGCTAAGCACGACAAGAATTTCGTCTCAAGCCAGCCATTCGTCCATCTCTAACCATTATACTGAACGGATGGGGCTTGATACAAGCTGTCCGGGCAATTGTCGTTAATTCGACACCGGGATCATGCCTGGAAAGGGTAATCCTCATTGATATAGATTCTCTCGCAACTCAAAGCTTTCCCTGTATTGTCGTCAATCTCCGTGAAAAATCCGCTGACGACCGAACGGCCTGTTTTTGGCACTTCAAAGCGCGTCGGCATATTCGTCTTGAAACGGTATAGAACCGAGTCTTTTTTCATGCCAAGGATTTCGTCGTACGGGCCGGTCATGCCGACATCCGAAATATACGCCGTTCCGCCAGGGAGGACGCGTGCATCCGCTGTTTGGACATGGGTGTGTGTTCCGACAACGACAGAAGCGCGGCCATCCAAATGCCAGCCCATCGCAATCTTTTCGCTTGTCGCTTCCGCATGGAAGTCGACGAAGACGAGCGGCGACACTTGCTTGGCTTCTTCGATCAATTCATCTGCCATCTTGAATGGATCGTCATGTGCAGGAAGGAACACGCGTCCATGCAAATTGATGACCGACAAAGTTTTGCCGTTTTTCGTGACAGTTGCCATGCCGCGTCCAGGTGCCTCTTCCGAAAAGTTCGCCGGGCGGATCAAGTAATCCACATCGTCGATAAAATCAAAAATTTCTTTTTGGTCCCACGTATGGTTGCCCATCGTCACCATGTCGACCCCCATGAACAATAGATCCTGATAAATCGATTTGGTAATGCCGCGTCCTGCAGCGGCGTTCTCGCCGTTTGCGATGACGACATCCGGTGCATATTTGCGCTTCAGCCGCGGCAAATAACTTTCGAGTGCTTCTCTCCCGATTGACCCTACAATATCCCCGATAAATAAAACTTTCATACAATCACCTTTCTCCATAAGAAAAAGGCTTCTTTGAATGGATATTCAACGAAGCCTTTTTCGTTTTTTTATTTTGCGTATTCAACGGCGCGCGTTTCGCGGATGACCGTCACTTTGATATGTCCTGGATAATCCAATTCTTCCTCAATGCGCTTGCGGATATCGCGTGCAAGGCGGTGAGCTGTCATATCGTCGATCTGCTCTGGACGAACCATGATCCGGATTTCGCGGCCTGCTTGGATGGCGAACGATTTCTCGACCCCTTCATAAGACTCTGAAATCTCTTCCAGCTTCTCAAGCCGGCGGATGTAGTTCTCGAGCGTTTCGCTTCTGGCACCTGGACGAGCCGCGGATAGTGCATCCGCTGCTGCGACGATGACCGAAATGACCGAAGTCGCTTCTGTATCGCCGTGGTGGGAAGCAATGCTGTTGATGACGACTGGATGTTCCTTGTATTTCGTTCCGAGCTCGACGCCGATTTCCACATGGCTGCCTTCGACTTCGTGGTCGATGGCTTTGCCAATATCGTGCAAGAGACCTGCGCGTCGTGCAAGTGTCACATCTTCTCCAAGCTCTGCTGCCATAAGGCCTGACAAGAATGCCACTTCCACTGAGTGTTTCAGGACGTTCTGGCCATAGCTTGTACGGTAGCGGAGTCGACCGAGTATTTTGATCAAGTCTGGATGCAAGTTATGTACACCTACGTCAAATGTGGTTTGTTCCCCAATTTCACGAATTTGTTCATCGACTTCACGTCTTGACTTCTCAACCATTTCCTCGATTCTCGCTGGATGGATGCGCCCGTCCGACACCAGTTTCTCAAGTGCCAGACGCGCTGTTTCGCGGCGGATCGGATCAAATCCGGAAAGAATGACCGCTTCCGGCGTGTCATCGATAATCAAATCGATACCGGTCAAGGTTTCAAGCGTCCGGATATTGCGTCCTTCACGCCCGATGATGCGGCCTTTCATCTCGTCATTCGGCAAGTTGACCACAGAAACAGTCGTTTCCGCTACATGGTCTGCAGCAAAGCGCTGCATCGCGAGAGACAAGATGTTCTTCGCTTTTTTATCCGATTCTTCTTTGGCACGGGCTTCCGATTCCTTGACCATGACGGCGATGTCTGTCGACAATTCATTCTCCACTTGCTCGAGAATGATGCTTTTCGCTTCTTCGCGTGTCAAAGATGAAATCCGTTCCATTTCGGTTTGTTGCTGCTGAACCAAATTCTCAGCTTTGCTCTCCATCTGTTCAATATGCTGTTGTTTTTCGGCAAGAGCCTGATCCTTGCGTTCAAGGCCGGCCTCGCGTTTGTTTAATGCATCATCCTTGCGATCCAAATTTTCTTCTCTTTGCAACAACCGATTTTCATGTTTCTGCATTTCCGATCGGCGTTCGCGAATTTCAGATTCAGCTTCAGTACGCAATTTATGATTTTCGTCTTTCGCTTCCAGCAAGGCTTCTTTCTTTAGCGCCTCTGCTTCCCGTTTTGCATCTTCGACGACTTGCTCTGCGGAATGTTTGGCGCCTGCCATTTTGGAATCGTTTGCCTTTTTCAATGCAAAATACCCAACAACTACACCGACGATGATACCAAGCAAAGCGAAGATGAACTCAGTAATACCCATTCGGACACCTCCTCTTGCTATTGATTTTTTACATTTTCAAAGGATGAATCAATAACTCTTTGTCTTTCATCAATCGTTTAAAAATTAGTAAATAATACAATTTTAATTGTATAGATGGACCTATGCCCTGTCAACCCTGCCAAGCCGGCGCCCCTTGCTCGTAAAAAGACTGCGAAGCATTCGCTTCGCAGTCTTTACGGAAAGTCTTTATGAAGATCCAGCTGAACCCTATTCCTCTTCGTCGACAAGCAAGTTGAAGTCTTCTGCTTCTTTCTTGTCAGCTTTCGGAACAGCGACTGAATAAGAAGCAGCTGTCATGCCGTAATGTTCACGGACTTTTCCTGCGATTTCGTTGCGGATGTCTTCATGCTCGCGCATGAATTGCTTGGCGTTTTCACGGCCTTGCCCGACACGTTCATTATTGTAAGAGTACCATGAGCCGCTCTTTTGGACGATATCCAAATCAGCCGCTAGGTCAACGATCTCACCTTCACGCGAGATGCCCTGTCCATACATGATGTCTACTTCCGCTGTGCGGAACGGCGGAGCTACTTTGTTTTTGACGACTTTGATCTTCGTCCGGTTACCGATGATGTCGTTGCCTGATTTCAAAGCTTCTGCACGGCGTACTTCAAGGCGTACTGATGAATAGAATTTCAACGCGCGTCCGCCAGGCGTGACTTCCGGGTTACCAAACATAACGCCGACTTTTTCTCGGATTTGGTTGATAAATACAGCAATGGTGTTCGATTTGTTGATAGCACCCGACAGTTTACGGAGAGCCTGTGACATGAGACGGGCTTGTAGGCCGACGTGTGAGTCGCCCATTTCGCCTTCGATTTCCGCTTTCGGCACAAGTGCTGCCACGGAGTCGATGACAACGATGTCTACCGCGCCGCTGCGCACGAGCGCTTCTGCGATTTCAAGTGCTTGCTCGCCTGTATCCGGCTGAGACAGCAATAGTTCATCCAAGTTGACGCCAAGCGCTTTAGCATACACAGGGTCAAGGGCGTGCTCTGCATCGATAAATGCAGCTGTGCCGCCTGAAGCCTGGACTTCTGCAATCGCGTGGAGGGAAACCGTTGTCTTACCGGAACTTTCCGGCCCGTAGATCTCGATAACGCGCCCACGCGGATATCCGCCTATGCCTAGTGCGATGTCAAGAGACAACGAACCACTTGAAACTGTTGAGACATTATGGCCTGTGCTTTCACCCAATTTCATGACAGACCCTTTACCAAATTGCTTTTCTATTTGTTTTAGCGCCATATCCAGCGCTGCTTTACGATCGCTCAAAAGAAATCCTCCTCTTATGTGAAAAACATTTTTCTAACTGATTTCAGTATACTAGTTTATTGAGAAATTTACAAGAAAAAAGCGAACGTTTATTCGTGTTCGTATAATTGTTTTCCGAATTTGATCGCCGCTATCCTATCATTCCCCCAAAATGGGCATGAAAAAACACGCAAAATTAAATTTTGCGTGCGTCTTCATCTGCCAGTGTTCGTATCAAGTAGTACAAGGCCAGTTTCACGGCACGGATGCGGTTTGTATTCCTCATCCCGGATAACTGAAGGCGATGGGCTGTCGTTCCTTCAGCGCTCGCAATGCCGATCCATACCGTGCCGGCTGGTTCTTCGCCGTGTGCATCGGGCCCAGCCGCCCCGGTTAAACTGACGCTGATATCGGTATTGAACTTCTCCCGGACAGCCTCAGCCATCGCTGCAGCCGTTTCTTCGCTGACGACGGAATGCTCTTTGAAAAATTCTTGTATCATGCCGAGCTGTTGGATTTTCATTTGTTCGTTATAGGTGACAACGCCGCCATTCAAGACAGCACTCGCCCCTGCGACAGAAGCAAGCTCAGACTGGAACAGGCCAGCCGTCAAGCTTTCTGCCGCCGAAACCGTTTTGCCTTGCTGTTTCAACAAATCGATGGCTTTCGAGGCAAGAGAATCATCATCATAGCCGTACAGATAATCACCGACGCGCTCCAGGATTTCTTCTTTTGCGCCGTCAATCAGTTTCCATGCCTCATCGGTGGTGTCCGTTTTTGCCGTGATGCGCAACGTGACTTCGCCGGCGGATGCCAGCGGAGCAATCGTCGGGTTGGTCTGCTTATCCAAAATATCCTGCAAGCGGTCTTCAAGTTCCGCTTCCCCGATGCCGTAGAAACGCAAGACATGCGACAGGATAACATTTTCCTCATTGAGCATGCGCACCAATTTCGGTTTCGCCTCGAACTGGAACATCGGCTCCAATTCATGCGGCGGCCCAGGCAGCAGCATATACATATGATCACCGTTTTGATACATCATTCCCGGGGCCATGCCGTTTTCATTGACCAGTACTTCGCTGCCTGCAAGCACGAGCGCTTGCTTTTTGTTGTTGTCGGTCATCGGGCGGCCGGCACGTTCGAAAAACGCAGCAATCGATTCCATCGCCGAATCATCCATCGAAAGCGTCGTGCCCAAATGGTGGGCGATGGTCTGTTTTGTCAAATCGTCTTTCGTCGGCCCGAGCCCTCCGGAGAAGATGATCAGGTCTGCACGGGATTCCGCGACAGCGATCGTTTCTTTCAAACGCTCGGGATTGTCGCCTACAACCGTATGGTAATAGACATTGATGCCGATTTCAGCGAGATGCCCCGAAATGAAGCGGGCATTCGTATTGGTGATCTGGCCGAGCAGGAGCTCCGAGCCAACTGCGATAATTTCAGCGTTCATAGCGGTCTTCCTTTCGTGTAGCGCTTATTTGGAGGTCATAAGCCCTTTGCGGTTGGCGTAGAAATAATCCCATCCGGACCATACCGTAAACAGCAATGCGATATAAAGCATGATCTCGCCGAATGGAATGCCGATTAATGTGAAGAGCATATTGTAAAGCAATAGCGAAATGATCGCGAATAGTTGAGTGACGGTCTTGATTTTGCCCAAGTTGCCGGCTGCCACGACTTCTCCTTCACCCGCTAGCACTAAGCGCAGGCCTGTGACGGCGAATTCGCGGCTGATGATGACGATGACGACCCATGCCGGCGCGAAGCCAAGTTCGACCAGAATGATCAATGCCGCAGAGACGAGGAGTTTATCGGCAAGCGGATCCAAGAACTTGCCGAAAGTCGTAACTAAATTGTATTTGCGCGCATAATAGCCATCGACCCAGTCAGTGGCGGACGCGAAAATGAAGATCATAGCGCCGATGAAATGCGCCACCGGCAGCGTTGCTCCTAGAAGCGTCATATCTCCCCAGCCGAAATCGATGAGCATGAACGCCATAAAAATCGGGATAAGCAAAATGCGTGAGATGGTAATTTGGTTTGGAATATTCATTTGTTTTTCTCCTTTCAATCCTTGCAGAAAAGTAGCCATCGGGTGATGGCTACTCAGCATCATCAAAACGGATGACGATGTTTTGCGGTTTTCGTTCTTGTTCATACGGCACCGTTTCGCCGTTCAGTTCAATTGACAGCATTGCATAATCCCCGACGCGCATGAAGATTTCTGTTTCCTCAGACACATCAATGGCTTCCGTCTCACCTGCCTCGAACACGCGGGCGAGGCTCAGTAATTCTACGCCGCCTTCATTTAAGACGGTCAGCCAGGAGGATCCATCTGCCGTGAATTCAAGCTCTCGGTCAGCTGGGCCTGAAAACGTATAAGTTGTTGTCTCACCCGATACGCTCTCGAGTTCCAATTGGGCTTGTGGCTCTTCGGGCTCCGGCTGCTCTTCCGGTTCATCAACTGGAGCTTCTTCTTCCTCAGCAGCTTCCGGTTGTTCTTCCGGTTGTTCAGCCGGTGCCTCGTATTCCACATCGCCGCCTTCTTCTTCCTGTTGGACATCGTTCCCTGACGTGCTGAGCAGATAGAAATACCAAATGACCAATAGTATGAAAACGATAAATAAGGCCACCAACACTTTCGGCATGGATTCTGCGACGGGGCCGGAGCTGCGTTTTTTCTTCTCGGGCCTGCGCGTCAAATGCTCTGCAGGAACAGCTTCCGGTGCATCTTCCGGCAATTCGTTTTTGTGCTCCCTTAACAGTGCATCGCCGTCCAAACCGACCGCCTGCGCATAGCGCTTGATGAATGCACGCACATAAAAGCCGCCAGGAATGGCCGAATAATCCCCTGTCTCGATGCCTTCCAAATGATGCTTTTGGATTTTCGTCCGTTCATTGAGCTGTTCTAGACTTAAGCCTTGCTCCAGCCTTGCCTGTTTCAGCTTCGTGCCCAATTGTCCCATCGTCATCACCTGCCTGGTTAAAAATTGAAACCGTCGCCGAACATATCCATCTGGTCTTTATTGTCCATAAACGTGTTTTTTTCCAATACTTCATACGTGATTTTTTCTTCGGGATGATGGCGCAATTCGATAATATAATCGAAATCATCGATGCTGTACTCGGAATGCTCGACGAATTTATCGGGGTGCTCGACCACTTTGATGGTCGGCATGCGCATCATCTCCCGCACGAGCTGAAGATGGCGTTCGTCGGCTGACCGCCTGGTAACGATGCCGTCTAAAATGAAAATATTATTATCGTTGTGCTCATCGCCCATTAATTGGTTGCGGACGGTCTGCTTGATCATCGTGGACGACAGGAAAATCCATTTCTTATTGGCGCTGACGCTTGCGGCGACGATTGACTCGGTCTTGCCGACACGCGGCATGCCCCGTAGCCCAACCAATTTATGGCCTTCCTGCTTGAAGATTTCAGCCATGAAATCGACGAGCAGTCCGAGTTCATCCCGCACAAAACGGAATGTCTTGCGGTCGTCTGCGTCGCGTTGAATATAACGGCCATGCCGCACAGCGAGAATATCCCGCAATTTCGGTTCGCGGAATTTCGTCACCGCGATGGTTTCGATTGTTGAAAGGATCTGTTCGAAGCGTTCGATCTGCACGTCATGCTCTGCACGCAGCAACATGCCGCGGCGCCCCTGGTCCACGCCGTTAATGGTAACGATATTGACGCGCAGCATGCCGAGAAGCGATGCAATGTCCCCAAGCAGTCCCGGGCGGTTGACTTGGATTTCATACTCAAAATACCATTCTTTCATGCTTCACTCTCCCTTCACATACATGTGTCACCTTAAGATCCATTGCCTTCATGATAGCCTACATCGACAATGATGAAAAGCTCGCCTGTGCTAGATCAACCAGCCGCCATTGACACGGATCGTCTGCCCGGTAATATAATCCGCTTTGCCGCTGGCTAAAAACGCCACTGCATGGGCGATATCTTCTGGTGAACCCGCCCCAAGCGGTATCTCTTCTTCGAGCTCCAGCCAGTCTTCATCTGTCAATCCGGCATTCATCTTCGTGCGGATCAACCCTGGCGATACGGCATTGACGCGTGTGCCGGATGGCGCCATCTCTTTAGCGTAAGCTTTCGTGAATGCGAGCTGTGCGCCTTTTACGGCTGAATATGCCGTTTCCATTGAAGCGCCCGTTTCGCCCCAGATCGATGCAATGAAAATGACGTAAGACTTTTCATGCCTTCTCAAATAAGGCGACAACAGCCGGACCGTCTCGATTGGATTCTTTACATGGACGCGCCATAAAGCGTCTTGATCGGCGCTGCTGGTGTCCTGCAATAAGCCGGACAGCGCGTGCCCACTCGCACACACGATGCACGAGCTGTCGAACACTTGGCTTGCGACTTGCTGGGCGCCGCCGTCTTGCGTGAAATCGGCCTGTACCGCAATAAATTCCTGCAGCGGGTAGTGCACGCTGAGTTCCTGCGCAAACAGTTCAAGGGCGGTTGAATGGTAATGAAGATAAAGCGACCAGCCTTCCTCTGCCATCTGCTTGGCAATCGCGCCGCCGATGTCTCCCGACGCCCCGAGAATCAGAGCAAATCGCTTCACGCCTGTTCTTTCTCCGGTGATTTGATCGTAAAGACCGATTGCTGGCTTTCTGCACTGACTAAAGCGAATGCTTCCTGCAAATCGGCCACTTCAATCTGTTCAAGCACCGGCACGACATCGAAAAGGTTCAAGCCGTTGAACGCATACTGTGTAAATTGGTTGGCGATATATTCCGGTGAATTTAGGGCGCGCATGAAAAAGCCGATTTTCTTGCGGCGTACGCGGTCCAGGTCTTCTTGACCGAACGGCCATTTTTCCACTGCCTGATGGATCGCTTTTTTAACTTCTTGCGCAAATTTCTCAGGGTGATTCGTATCCGTCCCGATCAGTGCATAGCCGAATCCGCTTTCCAACGAATAGTCGAATGAATACGATTCATCGATCCAGCCGTTCTCGTATGCTTCATGGTAGAAATTCGAAGTTCTGCCAAATAATAATTCGTAAGCGAGCTGCGCAGACAATTCATGCTTGAGCATTTCCGGGCCGTGCAAATCAAGCCGCTCCGGTTTGATTCCGACAAAGACTTTCGGTTTTTGGACCGCCATTTCCAATGTGCGTTCCTTGACTGCCGCTTCCTTCGGCTCATCGGGGAAAATACGCTCGATCGGTGCAGGGGCATCGAATGTTTTCGCTGCTTGGTTATCTTTGACGAATTGCATCATGCTGTCGGGTTCGACGTTTCCGACGATGAATAAAGCCATATTCGACGGGTGGTAGAATGTGTGATAGCACGTATAGAGATGC
It encodes the following:
- a CDS encoding RicAFT regulatory complex protein RicA family protein is translated as MTYTKQQIVDKAREVADMIAETEEVDFFKRAEAQINENQQIREKIASLKSLQKQAVNFQHYGKERALELIEKKIQKIEDEIDAVPIVQEFKQSQSDVNSLLQMVSTAIANQVTNNIITDTGGDLLRGETGSKVRNDGGGSCS
- a CDS encoding TIGR00282 family metallophosphoesterase; protein product: MKVLFIGDIVGSIGREALESYLPRLKRKYAPDVVIANGENAAAGRGITKSIYQDLLFMGVDMVTMGNHTWDQKEIFDFIDDVDYLIRPANFSEEAPGRGMATVTKNGKTLSVINLHGRVFLPAHDDPFKMADELIEEAKQVSPLVFVDFHAEATSEKIAMGWHLDGRASVVVGTHTHVQTADARVLPGGTAYISDVGMTGPYDEILGMKKDSVLYRFKTNMPTRFEVPKTGRSVVSGFFTEIDDNTGKALSCERIYINEDYPFQA
- the rny gene encoding ribonuclease Y, coding for MGITEFIFALLGIIVGVVVGYFALKKANDSKMAGAKHSAEQVVEDAKREAEALKKEALLEAKDENHKLRTEAESEIRERRSEMQKHENRLLQREENLDRKDDALNKREAGLERKDQALAEKQQHIEQMESKAENLVQQQQTEMERISSLTREEAKSIILEQVENELSTDIAVMVKESEARAKEESDKKAKNILSLAMQRFAADHVAETTVSVVNLPNDEMKGRIIGREGRNIRTLETLTGIDLIIDDTPEAVILSGFDPIRRETARLALEKLVSDGRIHPARIEEMVEKSRREVDEQIREIGEQTTFDVGVHNLHPDLIKILGRLRYRTSYGQNVLKHSVEVAFLSGLMAAELGEDVTLARRAGLLHDIGKAIDHEVEGSHVEIGVELGTKYKEHPVVINSIASHHGDTEATSVISVIVAAADALSAARPGARSETLENYIRRLEKLEEISESYEGVEKSFAIQAGREIRIMVRPEQIDDMTAHRLARDIRKRIEEELDYPGHIKVTVIRETRAVEYAK
- the recA gene encoding recombinase RecA, which translates into the protein MSDRKAALDMALKQIEKQFGKGSVMKLGESTGHNVSTVSSGSLSLDIALGIGGYPRGRVIEIYGPESSGKTTVSLHAIAEVQASGGTAAFIDAEHALDPVYAKALGVNLDELLLSQPDTGEQALEIAEALVRSGAVDIVVIDSVAALVPKAEIEGEMGDSHVGLQARLMSQALRKLSGAINKSNTIAVFINQIREKVGVMFGNPEVTPGGRALKFYSSVRLEVRRAEALKSGNDIIGNRTKIKVVKNKVAPPFRTAEVDIMYGQGISREGEIVDLAADLDIVQKSGSWYSYNNERVGQGRENAKQFMREHEDIRNEIAGKVREHYGMTAASYSVAVPKADKKEAEDFNLLVDEEE
- a CDS encoding competence/damage-inducible protein A, yielding MNAEIIAVGSELLLGQITNTNARFISGHLAEIGINVYYHTVVGDNPERLKETIAVAESRADLIIFSGGLGPTKDDLTKQTIAHHLGTTLSMDDSAMESIAAFFERAGRPMTDNNKKQALVLAGSEVLVNENGMAPGMMYQNGDHMYMLLPGPPHELEPMFQFEAKPKLVRMLNEENVILSHVLRFYGIGEAELEDRLQDILDKQTNPTIAPLASAGEVTLRITAKTDTTDEAWKLIDGAKEEILERVGDYLYGYDDDSLASKAIDLLKQQGKTVSAAESLTAGLFQSELASVAGASAVLNGGVVTYNEQMKIQQLGMIQEFFKEHSVVSEETAAAMAEAVREKFNTDISVSLTGAAGPDAHGEEPAGTVWIGIASAEGTTAHRLQLSGMRNTNRIRAVKLALYYLIRTLADEDARKI
- the pgsA gene encoding CDP-diacylglycerol--glycerol-3-phosphate 3-phosphatidyltransferase, which translates into the protein MNIPNQITISRILLIPIFMAFMLIDFGWGDMTLLGATLPVAHFIGAMIFIFASATDWVDGYYARKYNLVTTFGKFLDPLADKLLVSAALIILVELGFAPAWVVIVIISREFAVTGLRLVLAGEGEVVAAGNLGKIKTVTQLFAIISLLLYNMLFTLIGIPFGEIMLYIALLFTVWSGWDYFYANRKGLMTSK
- a CDS encoding helix-turn-helix domain-containing protein, with the translated sequence MGQLGTKLKQARLEQGLSLEQLNERTKIQKHHLEGIETGDYSAIPGGFYVRAFIKRYAQAVGLDGDALLREHKNELPEDAPEAVPAEHLTRRPEKKKRSSGPVAESMPKVLVALFIVFILLVIWYFYLLSTSGNDVQQEEEGGDVEYEAPAEQPEEQPEAAEEEEAPVDEPEEQPEPEEPQAQLELESVSGETTTYTFSGPADRELEFTADGSSWLTVLNEGGVELLSLARVFEAGETEAIDVSEETEIFMRVGDYAMLSIELNGETVPYEQERKPQNIVIRFDDAE
- a CDS encoding YmfK family protein; this encodes MKEWYFEYEIQVNRPGLLGDIASLLGMLRVNIVTINGVDQGRRGMLLRAEHDVQIERFEQILSTIETIAVTKFREPKLRDILAVRHGRYIQRDADDRKTFRFVRDELGLLVDFMAEIFKQEGHKLVGLRGMPRVGKTESIVAASVSANKKWIFLSSTMIKQTVRNQLMGDEHNDNNIFILDGIVTRRSADERHLQLVREMMRMPTIKVVEHPDKFVEHSEYSIDDFDYIIELRHHPEEKITYEVLEKNTFMDNKDQMDMFGDGFNF
- the ymfI gene encoding elongation factor P 5-aminopentanone reductase → MKRFALILGASGDIGGAIAKQMAEEGWSLYLHYHSTALELFAQELSVHYPLQEFIAVQADFTQDGGAQQVASQVFDSSCIVCASGHALSGLLQDTSSADQDALWRVHVKNPIETVRLLSPYLRRHEKSYVIFIASIWGETGASMETAYSAVKGAQLAFTKAYAKEMAPSGTRVNAVSPGLIRTKMNAGLTDEDWLELEEEIPLGAGSPEDIAHAVAFLASGKADYITGQTIRVNGGWLI
- the yfmH gene encoding EF-P 5-aminopentanol modification-associated protein YfmH, giving the protein MNKMEFNQLEETLYHEQLPNGLTVYILPKRGFSKTYATFTTKYGSIDNHFVPLGEKEAIQVPDGIAHFLEHKMFEKEEGDIFQEFSKNGASANAFTSFTRTAYLFSATGRIQENVTTLLDFVQSPYFTEQTVEKEKGIIAQEITMYDDQADWRLYFGMIENLYKNHPVKIDIAGTVESIQHITAEHLYTCYHTFYHPSNMALFIVGNVEPDSMMQFVKDNQAAKTFDAPAPIERIFPDEPKEAAVKERTLEMAVQKPKVFVGIKPERLDLHGPEMLKHELSAQLAYELLFGRTSNFYHEAYENGWIDESYSFDYSLESGFGYALIGTDTNHPEKFAQEVKKAIHQAVEKWPFGQEDLDRVRRKKIGFFMRALNSPEYIANQFTQYAFNGLNLFDVVPVLEQIEVADLQEAFALVSAESQQSVFTIKSPEKEQA